The sequence GGTTCATCCGGTCCAGGCGCTCGTCCACGAGACGATTGAACGCCATGGCGGCGCTCCGGGCGAAGACCATCGCGGCGAGGATCCACAGCCACGTGGAGGGGGGCGGCCACGCCCACTGGCCGGGCGGGCGGGGCGGGAGCCCCCGCAGGGCCAGGAGGGCCCCCAGGAAGGCGAAGGGGAGCGCGAAAAGCGTGTGCTCGAACCGGATCATGTCGAGCACCACGCCCACCCGGCGGAAAAAGCCGGCGGGGCGGGGCGGGCCCGGGAGGCCGCCCTCCGGTTTCATCTCGACGGGGGGCCGTTCCATCGGTGCCCGGGGGGGATGTCGAATCCCAAAACGGAGAGGATGCGGGAAACGAGGTGGTCGACCAGGTCCTCGACCCGCCCCGGACGCGTGTAGAACGCGGGGGAGGCCGGCAGGATCACGGCGCCGGCCCGGTGGAGCCGGAGCATGTTCCGGAGGTGGATCTCGTTGAGGGGCGTCTCCCGCGGGACCACCACCAGGGGGCGGCGCTCCTTGAGCATGACGTCCGCCGCCCGGTGGATGAGGTTCCGGCCCGCCCCGGAAGCCAGGGCGCCGAGGGTGGACATGCTGCAGGGCACGATCGCCATGGCGGAAGCGGCGCCGGTCCCGCTGGCGGCAGCGGCGGCGACGTCATCGACGCTCACCCACTCCGCCTTGGCCAGCCCCATCGCGGGCAACGACCCCGGGCCGGCCAGGGCAATCCCGGTCTCCATCCGGCAGACGTCGGCACCGGCCGTGGACACCATCACCCGGACCCGCTCGACCGAGGGTTCCGCGTCCAGGCGCTGGAGCAGGCGCACCCCGTAAGCGGCCCCGCTCGCCCCCGTGAGGGCGACGTCGATCCATCGGGTGCCGGGGCGGGTGGAGGTGGTGTTCATCCCGTGAAATTGCCGGTGGGGTGCTCAGCCGGCGGGCTCAGGCGCCGGTACGCGCCCCGCGGTTGATCAGGGCGTCGAACTCGTCGCGGAACTTTCGGACGAAGGACTCGACAGGCATGGCGGCGGCGTCGCCGAGCGGGCAGATGGTGTTCCCCAGGATACCGTCGGCGATGTCGGCCAGGAGGTCCGGGTCCTCCGGCCGTCCCCGGCCGGCCAGGATCCGGTCCAGGACCTTCAGCATCCACCCGGTGCCTTCCCGGCAGGGCGAACACTGGCCGCACGACTCGTCCTTGTAGAAGTGCGCCAGGCGCTGGAGCGCGGACACCATGCACGTCTTCTCGTGCATCACGACGACCCCCGCCGAGCCCAGCATGGACCCTGCCGCGGCCACGCTCTCGAAGTCGAGGGCGATGTCGCACTCCTCCGCCCGGAGGACGGGGACGGACGACCCGCCGGGGATGACAGCCTTGAGCGCCAGGCCGCCGAGGACCCCCCCGGCATCTTCCCGGATGAGCTTGAGAAGGGGGTAGCCCAAGGGGCGCTCGTAGATCCCGGGCCGGTTCACGTGGCCGCTGACGCCGAACAGCCGCGTCCCGCCGTTCTTCGGAACCCCGAGGGAGGCGAACCACTCGCCGCCGTGGGTGACGATGTCGGGGACGTTGGCCAGGGTCTCCACGTTGTTGATGATGGTGGGGCCGCCGTAGAGGCCGACGTTGGCCGGGAAGGGCGGCTTGAGGCGGGGGTAGCCCTTCTTCCCCTCCAGGGATTCCAGCAGGGCCGTCTCCTCCCCGCAGATGTAGGCCCCGGCCCCCCGGTAAACGTCCAGCTCGAGATCGAAACCCGTCCCCAGGATCCCCTTCCCCAGGTAACCCTTCCCGCGGGCCTCGCCGATGGCGGAGCGCAGGGCGGCGGCGTGGGGGGTGTACTCGCCCCGGATGTAGATGTAGGCCTGCCGGGCCCCGATGGCGTAGGCGGCGAGGAGGGTGCCCTCGAGGAGGAGGTGCGGGTCCTTCTCCATCAGGTGGCGGTCCTTGAAGGTGCCGGGTTCGCTCTCGTCGGCGTTGACGCAGAGGAAGACCGGCTTGTCGGCGCCCTTCGGGATGAAGCTCCACTTCAGGCCGGTCGGGAAACCGGCCCCGCCCCGGCCCCGGAGCGCGGACTTCTTCACCTCTTCGGTGACCTGCTCCGGCGTCAGGGTGAGGAGGGCCTTCCGCAGGGCCGCGTACCCGCCGGTCGACTCGTACACGGCCAGGGTGTGGGACCCTTCCAGGTCGAAGCGTCTCGACAACACTTTCACCGGTTCGCTCATGTTCTTGCACCCTCCCGCCGTCGTCGTGCTCCCGCCAAGGGCATCACGCTCGCAAAACTTGATTGTAGCACGTTCAATAGAGAATGTGCGGGTATAAATCAGGATCGGAAGCGCGCCCTCCCCGTGCCTCCGTGCCTCCGTGAGAGCCATCCGGGAGGGCTCTCGCCAAGGCACTGAACGCACGGAGAATGAGGAGACAAGATCGGAAACCCATGGATGATGCCTTATCCACAGGCGGATTCCGTCTTCCTTGGCGAGCTTTGCGCCTTGGCGTGACCAATCCGGACCGGTTCACGCAAAGGCGCCAAGGTCGCCAAGGGGAACGGGAAGCCCGGGCCGCCGCACGGGATGACGGAAGAGCGTCTTCTCCGTGCCTCCGTGTGAGCCCTTCCGGAAGGGCTCTCGCCAGGGCACTGAGCACACGGAGAGCCCGGTGAGGGGATCGGCAACCCTTGGGCGATGCTTATTTGCAGACGAATGTCGTCTTCCTTGGCGAGCTTTGCGCCTTGGCGTGATCAATCCGGACCGGTTCACGCAAAGGCGCCAAGGTCGCCAAGGGGAACGGGAAGCCCGGGCCGCCGCATCGGATGATGAAGGAGCGTTTTCTCCGTGCCCCCGTGCCTCCGTGAGAGCCCTTCCGGAAGGGCTCTCGCCAGGGCACTGAGCACACGGAGAACCCGGGGAGGGGATCGGCAACCCATGGGCGATGCTATATTTGCAAAAAAATTTCGTCTTCCTTGGCGAGCTTTGCGCCTTGGCGTGACCAATCCGGACCGGTTCACGCAAAGGCGCCAAGGTCGCCAAGGGGAACGGGAAGCCCGGGCCGCCGCACGGGATGACGAAAGAGCGTCTTCTCCGCGCCCCCGTGCCTTCGCGAGAGACAGTCTGGAACAGCTCAAAAAAATCCGACAAAACCCCGAAAATAATCTCGAAAAAGGTCCAGTGAGAACGTTAGTAAAGGTGAAGGCAAACTCCCGTTTCGTTTCGGAAATGGGGCGTAACCGAAAATCAGGGAAGGAGGGCTTGGCCATGAGCGAGAACGACATCGGGAAAATCATCGTCGACACCGCCGTAAAACTCCACCAGGAACTGGGACCCGGGTTGCTGGAGAGGGTCTACGAGGTGATCCTGGCGCATCGACTTCAAGGCTTCGGGTTAAAGCTCGCCCGTCAGATTCCCGTGCCCATCCGCTTTGACGGTCTTGTCTTCGACGAGGGTTTTCGCATCGACCTTCTGGTGGGCGACCGGGTGATTGTCGAACTCAAGTCGGTGGAGACACTCCACAACGTATACTTGAAACAGGTCTTGACCTATTTGAAGCTGACCGGCTTGAGACTCGGCTTCCTCCTCAATTTCGGCAATGAACTCATGCGGGACGGGATCACGCGGATCGTCAACGGTCTCCCGGATCAGATCGCCTGAAGAGAGTGCCGGCGGATGGGAAAGACACGTGAAACAATCTGATGTAAAACGGTGAACACAGCTCCTCATTCGGAGGAGGTTGATTGGTCCCGCGTCCCTCTTTGCGAGCTTTGCGCCTTGGCGAGACCGATCCGGATTGGATCTCGCAAAGGCGCCAAGGTCGCCAAGGGGAACGGGAAGCCCGGGCCGCCGCATCGGATGATGAAGGAGCGTTTTCTCCGTGCCCCCGTGCCTCCGTGTGAACCCTTCCGGAAGGGCTCTCACCAGGGCAATGAGCACACGGAGAATCCGGAGAGAGGATCGGCAACCCTTGGGCGATGATTTATTTGCAGACGAATGTCGTCTTCCTTGGCGAGCTTTGCGCCTTGGCGAGACCGATCCGGATTGGATCTCGCAAAGGCGCCAAGGTCGCCAAGGGGAACGGGAAGCCCGGGCCGCCGCACGGGATGACGAAAGAGCGTCCTCTCCGCACCTCTGTGCCTCCGTGTGAGCCCTTCCGGAAGGGCTCTCGCCAGGGCACTGAGCACACGGAGAACCCGGGGAGGGGATCGGCAACCCATGGGCGATGCAATATTTGCAAAAAAAATTTCGTCTTCCTTGGCGAGCTTTGCGCCTTGGCGTGACCAATCCGGACCGGTTCACGCAAAGGCGCCAAGCCCGCCAAGGGGAACGGGAAACCCGGGCCGCCGCACGGGATGACGAAAGAGCGTCCTCTCCGCACCTCTGTGCCCCCGTGCCTCCGTGTGAGCCCTTCCGGAAGGGCTCTCACCAGGGCACTGAGCACACGGAGAATCCGGGGAGGGGATCGGCAACCCTTGGGCGATGCTATATTTGCAAAAAAATTTCGTCTTCCTTGGCGAGCTTTGCGCCTTGGCGTGACCAATCCGGACCGGTTCACGCAAAGGCACCAAGGTCGCCAAGGGGAACGGGAAGCCCGGGCCGCCCCACGGGATGTTCGCGCCGGTCAGGGATGAGGCCAAAAACAGCGGTTTTGGGTGAGGCCAGCGACTGGTTTTCAATCGGCCGGGCAGAGAGAGAGGATTTCGCAGGAGCGAGAAGGGAACTCGTCTCACCGGGA is a genomic window of Acidobacteriota bacterium containing:
- the nuoF gene encoding NADH-quinone oxidoreductase subunit NuoF codes for the protein MSEPVKVLSRRFDLEGSHTLAVYESTGGYAALRKALLTLTPEQVTEEVKKSALRGRGGAGFPTGLKWSFIPKGADKPVFLCVNADESEPGTFKDRHLMEKDPHLLLEGTLLAAYAIGARQAYIYIRGEYTPHAAALRSAIGEARGKGYLGKGILGTGFDLELDVYRGAGAYICGEETALLESLEGKKGYPRLKPPFPANVGLYGGPTIINNVETLANVPDIVTHGGEWFASLGVPKNGGTRLFGVSGHVNRPGIYERPLGYPLLKLIREDAGGVLGGLALKAVIPGGSSVPVLRAEECDIALDFESVAAAGSMLGSAGVVVMHEKTCMVSALQRLAHFYKDESCGQCSPCREGTGWMLKVLDRILAGRGRPEDPDLLADIADGILGNTICPLGDAAAMPVESFVRKFRDEFDALINRGARTGA
- a CDS encoding UbiX family flavin prenyltransferase codes for the protein MNTTSTRPGTRWIDVALTGASGAAYGVRLLQRLDAEPSVERVRVMVSTAGADVCRMETGIALAGPGSLPAMGLAKAEWVSVDDVAAAAASGTGAASAMAIVPCSMSTLGALASGAGRNLIHRAADVMLKERRPLVVVPRETPLNEIHLRNMLRLHRAGAVILPASPAFYTRPGRVEDLVDHLVSRILSVLGFDIPPGHRWNGPPSR
- a CDS encoding GxxExxY protein, which translates into the protein MSENDIGKIIVDTAVKLHQELGPGLLERVYEVILAHRLQGFGLKLARQIPVPIRFDGLVFDEGFRIDLLVGDRVIVELKSVETLHNVYLKQVLTYLKLTGLRLGFLLNFGNELMRDGITRIVNGLPDQIA